The Diospyros lotus cultivar Yz01 chromosome 11, ASM1463336v1, whole genome shotgun sequence region TAAGATATAacctctcggcccccttacacaggcacaAGATATCCTCCTTATttgccatgtatgaacccctcgacccccttacacaagctcgaggtagcccccttacacaggcccacgtggtcaacccccttacacaggcccccgtggtagttcacacacgacaagccaccaactagccacagcCACCAATACCAAGAtctatgacaaagcagaaggaatatgatcacaagccaccgagtcaccatcatccttgccggcacttgtgtgaaacatctcagcctcacctctaggttaagccccacctctaggcacgtgatcatggtccaatccctcagccTCACCTAGGCATGACCCCACCTCTGGGCACGGGATTACCACCcttgtaacgcccaagattttaaaactgaaatataatgtaatacttgggatttttagcttctaatacttgaggaaatatgtcctttcaagggattatagaaaccttgagacaaatgatcagtttttgagccagtggcaaaatcgtaaatattgaagttcgggtaaaaatgtaatttacctaaaatcttggggtattagcgtaatttatcctttcttcgggggctaaaatgcaattaaaaaatagcccgAGGACTAAGTTGCAAgagcctaagtgcaaattatccgaaaattttgggccaaggtgcaattcttgaaacctaaaaatatctcatcaaaatatctcaaactaaatagttaaagtaaccaaatatagctaactagttaaaggtgtaatgatgggatatggagaaaatcaattaaccatgtgggtgtaatgatgggatatgtAGAAACTCAAataaccatgtgggagtaataatgggaaatgtagaaaataaattaaccatgtggagtaatgatgggaaatgtagaaaaatgaattaaatcgtatgagatgtaatgatggaagtgttgaaaatgtaattaagcatgtgaggttcaaaatatcaaggacacatggcaagcttccacTAGTCAttacaaagataagataagaacacatggatataaatgattatatgggacacatggcaccatttgataagaacacatggatagaaatgattatataggatatttggcaatgtgaacacttgggagtcatgatgagtcccaaataattacatgacacgtggcaggttatgatttgttggataattctataaatagaacctttgggtgagttttgggtattccaaatcaatcgaaactaagtttatgccatattgagaggtgtaaaggtgaagccttaaacattcaaatctcatcaaaccaagttgaggtaagtatattatgaactatttatgatgtttaagcatgtccatgaactatgttatgtggtccctcatgttatgtcatgttcacgcaagtttcgggaccggagctcggtagcgctacgcactagggttcttacccctgcaagttggtggaacctctcgtgtctccatatgatatgttatgttatgtcatgacttgtttaaatacatatgatggttctcttgtacttactgagatttgcgtaatctcaccccttatatttcccccccccccccaggtgattatgaatgaggagatcgggacgtggagcgtggtggatcaatgaaaaagaatttttcaagaatttaagttttagtttccttttgaaacaaagttcttggggttgaactctgatcttttcttatatgtatgccataaagcatgtcttggatttttatttaatttcaaggaagtatgagtttggctttaagctccggatatttttatatatgttattgctaTAAAGAATCTTCGCGAAGTCTCgtttcttctgttgaaaccatgtttccatgtcaaactttatatttacacaaaacttgctttgaatttttattatgttctaaattttacttaagtttatagaagtctggtttctccaatttttctgcgctaaaccttaaagttcgttcgaatattattatttattgttaagcatataagtaagttacgggtgtcacatagtggtatcagagcaagttttactttcctgtagactcaaattgttttgaaagaaaattttgtacttttagtaaaatttgtaaggaaattcttttaaggaaacatgaaaatcCACCACGTCCCGTTCAAGCTTCTGATCTCCGGGTAAGTTATAAGAATTGCTATGCTTATTCTTTATGGATACTATCTTCATGCAAGCCATATCCCCCTTAACTATGTAGTTATTCTCTCAAGCTATATTTATgagcatatgttgttatatgtatgcacacgtatgaagctcatgttggaataagtatgtgagagatatgattcttatttgcCATTAATTAGTATGTGTTTTTCGCTAGTGATATTGCTCCAAACTCAAGAGTTTATGATTATAGCGGAAATACTTGTTTAGGAAGGGCTTATTAGAATGAAAGCAATTAGGAATCAAGTCCATCAAGAAAAGCTTGCATAATGAATCGTAATTAAACACAGATCTATTGTTGAGTTTATTGATATGTGTGATCGCGCTAAGGGCTTTGTCAAAAAGACCTAAACTGTTTAAGGCGAGCTTGGGACTTAAGTGGTCCACGTGACCCCCCTCCTTACCTGGAAGCTCCTTAGTTGCGTGTTATACATATTGGTATATGAAATGATGGACTAACAAATCATAGTTAATATGAAGTTCCACAATAGTACTCTTTATCCTTAAGGACCCTACATTCaggaattaattattctttttcacataAGGTTATGGAAACCCGTGCAAGAAGTGCCAATAGTAGGGGCAGGCAATCGCAAAATGAGGCTAGCGAAACCAACAACCTCAACGGGCAGTTCATGCAGTTCATTGATGCCATCCGCAACATGACGCCACTTGCCACACCACCAGTTGCACCTCCCCAAGAAAACCTAAGAAATAATGCTACCCTGGTTGAGCAGTTTTGGAAGCTTCAACCACCAACTTTTGAGGGTGGGTTGGACCCTCTGGTAGCTGAAGATTGGATAGCAGCAATTGAACGGATCTTTAATCTCATAGATTGTCCAGACCCTAGGAAGGTAACTTGTGCTACATATATGTTACAACATGGAGCAAGGCATTGGTGGGATTCTACTGCCAGATCCCGACCCTAGGGACATGGGTGGACCTGGGATCAGTTCAAGGAACTTTTTCTTAAGAAGTATTACCCCGCTAACATCCGTAACCAGAAGGAAGCAGAGTTCCTCATGTTAAAACAAGGTAGCTTGACCTTAATTGAATACGAAAGGAAGTTTGATGAGCTATCACGTTTTACCCCAGCCTTAGTGGATACAGAACAAAAGCGGGCAAGGCGCTTTGAACAAGGGTTGAGAGATGATTTACGGCAGGCAGTCGTAACTTTTGAGTTAGGCACGTATCATGAGGTGCTAGCTAAGGCCCAACTGGCGAACTTTAGAGAAAGCTCCAGCAGCAATAGCAAGCTATCGCAGTCTGGACCACTAGAAAAACGTAAGTGGGAGGATAAAGGTAAAGGAAAGCAGGATTATTcgaagaagaataaaggaggCGATCCAACATCAGGGTATTATCAACTGAACCCAGTGTGTGGCAAATGTCAGAAGCGTCATACTGGACTGTGTCTCATGGGAACCGGCGCCTGTTACAGTTGTGGTGAAATGGGTCATATTGCCAAATTCTGTCCCAAGGGTCAGGTAAAGAAACAGCAGCAACAACCATATCAACAGAAGCCAGGAAATCCCCCTAAGGGGCAAGCTAGGGTGTATGCACTCACAGGACAGGAGGAGGATCAGGACCGCAACGTGTTGGCaggtaacatcctcatctctagAATACCTGCTTATACTTTGTTTGATTCTGGTTCAacccattcttttatatccCCTAAGTTTGCAAGTAAGCTTAATGCACATGTGGAACATGTAAGTACTCCCTTAGGAGTAACGATACCCTCAGGAGGTATAATAAGCACGAATCATGTAGTAAGAACAGCTAAGGTGGAGGTCAAGGGAAATTTTTTAGAAACGACCTTATATGTCTTAGATATGCAAGAATTCGACgtgattttgggaatggacTGGCTTTCCAAGCACCATGCGACCATTCTATGCTTCGAAAAGGAAATAGTTTGTAAGTATCCTGAAGGGATAGAACTTTGCCTTTCAATGGCTGAGACAAAACACCTTCCCCGTGTCATTTCAGCATTAAAAGCTAAGAAACTATTGCAGTCAGAAGGATGTATTGGATTCTTAATGTCAGTGATGGTtaagggaggaaaagaattaACAGTGAATGATGTTAAAGTAGTAAAGGACTTTCCAGAGGTCTTCCCTGATGACCTGACTGAAATGCCACTAGAACGAGAAATAGAGTTCACTATTGATCTAGTGCCCGGTTCCGCACCTATTTCTAAAGCTCCTTATAGGATGGCACCAAAGGAGCTACACGAGTTGAAAACCCAGTTAGAGGAACTTTTGGGGAAAGGATTTATTCGACCAAGTGTATCCCCCTGGGGAGCACCAGTATTATTcgtcaagaagaaagatggatcaatGAGGATGTGCATCGATTACCGGGAATTGAATAAGATTAGtattaagaacaagtatcctcttcCCAGGATCGAGGACTTGTTTGATCAGTTACAAGGTGCACGAgtattctcaaagattgatctaaggtcaggatatcaccagttgaggatcaaatctagtgacatctcgaagacagctttcagaactcggtatggtcattatgagtttttagtcatgccctttggcttgACTAATGCGCCTGGAGTTTTTATGGACTTAATGAATCGAGTTTTCTATGAGTACTTGGATAAATTTGTCATTGTCTTTAtcgatgatatattggtgtattctcgaagtgaagaagagcatgaaaaacatttgagggttgttttagggatcttgaaggaaaagaagttatttgcaaaattcaagaaatgcgAGTTTTGGTTGGAGCGGGTGGTATTCCTTGGACATGTTGTCACAGCTCAAGGAATAGAAGTGGACCCCAGCAAAGTAGAAGCGGTATTAAATTGGTCAAGACCAACCAATGTAAATGAGGTTCGCAGCTTTTTGGGTTTAGCTGGATACTATAGGAGGTTCATCGAAGGGTTCTCCAAATTGGCAGGGCCTTTGACACAGCTGACTCGCAAAGGTACTAAGTTTGAATGGATAGAGAAATGTGAAACtagttttgaagaattaaagaagaggcTGGTCAACGCGCCAGTATTAACTATTCCTGAAGGGTCAGGaggttttgttatttatagtgatgcgtccaaacaaggaattggatgcgAATTGATGCAAAAAGGTAAGGTAGTTGCATATGCATTAAGGCAGTTGAAGCCTTATGAGCAAAACTATCCTACACATGACCTAGAACTTGCTCAAGTCAAGAGAAGGATTAGGATCCTCACGTGTTGGCCGGTAATGTCCTCATCTCTAGAAGGTCTGCTTATACTTTATTTGATTCAGGTTCCACACATTCTTTCGtatctttaaattttgaaagtaAACTTAGCACATATGTGGAACATGCAAGCACTCCCTTAGAAATAGTTATGCCCTCAGGAGGAACAGTAAGCACAAATCAGTTAATGTAGAGATTGGCAGGCAGTTTCTAGAAGCAACCCCTATATGACTTAAATATGAAGGAGTTTAAGGTGATTTTGGGTATGGACTGGCTTTCCAAATATCATGCGACCATGTTGTGCTCTGAGAGGGATATAGTTTGTAGGAGTCCTGAAGGACTAGAACTTCACCATACTGTGGTAGAAATGGAACACCCCTTTGTGTCATTTCAACAATAAAGGCTAAGAAGCTACTATGGTTAGAAGGCTGTATTGGATTCTTAATGTTAGTAGTAGCGGAGGGAGGTGACAAATTGGAAGTAAATGATGTTAAGGTAGTCAAGGATTTTCCAGAAGTATTCCCTGATCATCTGATCAAGATGCCACTAAAACGAAAAGTAGAGTTCATTATTGATCTAGTTACTGTTTCTGCACCAATTTCTAAAGGTCCTTATAGGATGGCACTAAAAGAGTTGCAAGAGTTGAAAACTCAATTAGAAGAGTTATTAAGGAAAGGATTCATCTGACCTAGTGTTCTTTAAGACTCCgaggaatgatctggtgtatacctcgTGAGTTCTCATGTATTAACAATTGTTCAGGCTCGAtagggaatgatctggtgtatactccaCGAGTGTTCTTTGAGACTCTGGAGAATGACCTGGTGTATACCTCGTGAGTTCTCAAGTATTAACAATTGTTCAGGCTCGatggggaatgatctggtgtatactccaCGAGTGTTCTTTGAGACTttggggaatgatctggtgtatacctcgTGAGTTCTCAAGTATTAGCCATCACAGGGAATGATCTGATGTATACTCTGCATGGATGGCATAGTGTTTCTCATGCTTATACTTTCATAGAGGATTGTGTTTCAATGGAATTGGTAAAGAATTATGACTACGAAATTCATTACCACCCGGGTAAGGcaaatgtggtagctgatgccttgagtagaaagaaaatgggccAAGTAGCAACCTTGACAACACAAAAACCTTTGTGGAAAGAATTTGAGAAGTTAAGGCTCAAGATAGTTGCTACAACATCTAGTTCTAACGCTCAAATGGTAGCTCTATCCGTCCGTCTGACCCTTCGTGATCGAATTAAGAGCCACCAGAAAGGAGATCAATATTTTGAGTATATCAAATCTAAAATTGATACAGAGAAGCAGAAGGATTTCACAGTAGCTAACGACAACACACTTCAATACCAAGGGGCGCATCTGTGTGCTAAATTTTGAGGAACTAAAGCAGGAAATTCTAGAGAAAGCCCACTCCACTCCCTACTTGGTACATCCTAGAAGTACAAAGATGTATCATGATTAAAAGGTAATATTTTAGTAGAGAAATATAAAGGAGGACATAGCTAAATTTGTTGAGAAGAGTCTGGTATGTCAGCAAGTGACAGCTGAGCACCAGCGACAGTCAGGGTTGCTGCAATCACTAGAGGTtccagaatggaaatgggaacatgtgaCAATGGATTTTATTGTAGGTTTCCCAAGATCAATAACAGACCATGAGGCTATTTGGGTGATCGTGGATCGACTTACCAAATCTACTCATTTCTTACCTATTCGAATCACATTTACAATAGACCAATTTACACGACTGTATGTCAAAGAAATAGTAAGATTGCATGGTGTCCCAGTATCCATTATATCCGATAAGGACCCTGGGTTTACATCGAACTTTTGGAAGAGCTTACACCGTGCTATGGGcatcaaattgagttttagtacaGCTTTCCATCTTTATGTAAcatagagatggcaaaatgggcccggcccgggaccgggctagggccagcattttgctagcccatttaaggtcgggccgatttggcccggcccgctgGGCCCGGCAggccaaatggtggcgggccgggctggcccgctaatcggccacaaacccccctccccccgccCCCCTCAACCTCACCTctcaccctcaccctcaccctctgtcgccctcgccctcaccctcgtctcgccctctgtctcgccctcgccctcaccctcgtctcgccctcgcccctcgctcgccctctgtctcgccctcgcccgcgcccctcgctctcgccctcactcgcccttgccctcgccctcgccctccccttgccctcgcccgcgcccgcgcccctcctctcgcccgcgcccctcgctctcgccttccctcgccctctgtctcgccctcgccggCGCCCCTCGttctcgccctctgtcgcccACGCCCCTCGCTCTTAGTCTCTcccctcgccctctctcgctcacgcCGCCTGCCTCTGGGCC contains the following coding sequences:
- the LOC127812703 gene encoding uncharacterized protein LOC127812703, with the translated sequence METRARSANSRGRQSQNEASETNNLNGQFMQFIDAIRNMTPLATPPVAPPQENLRNNATLVEQFWKLQPPTFEGGLDPLVAEDWIAAIERIFNLIDCPDPRKKEAEFLMLKQGSLTLIEYERKFDELSRFTPALVDTEQKRARRFEQGLRDDLRQAVVTFELGTYHEVLAKAQLANFRESSSSNSKLSQSGPLEKRKWEDKGKGKQDYSKKNKGGDPTSGYYQLNPVCGKCQKRHTGLCLMGTGACYSCGEMGHIAKFCPKGQVKKQQQQPYQQKPGNPPKGQARVYALTGQEEDQDRNVLAGNILISRIPAYTLFDSGSTHSFISPKFASKLNAHVEHICKNST